The Cellulophaga lytica DSM 7489 nucleotide sequence AAATCTACCCCAGAAGAATGCAACACTGTAATTACCGCTAGTATGTATAAAAAGTACTTTAAGAAACTAAAAATGCTTAAAAACTTATTTTTATCATCTTGCGGGAGCTTAGCAATTACAATTTTATGTATTAATTTTAAAAGATAGGTAACAACAACAAGTACAATTATTATAATAAATAATGTCCCAATAGTGATGTCTACTTTATCACTATCTACCAATTTATAAGACATAAAATCCATTATGTACTTAAATATATCTTTTAAATCTTTCATACTAATATTTTAACCACTTGTACAAGTCTTTGTAGCTTGGTTTTTTACCATACATTAATATCCCTATTCTATAAATTTTAGCAGCTAACCAAACTATAGACAAAAATGTTACTATTAACAAAGCTATAGAAACTACCAATTGCCATATTGGCACACCACCTTCTCCTATACCAGAAGACAAACGCATTAGCATTACTATTGGCGACGTTAACGGAAATAAAGAAAAACCTACTGCCACTGGGCCGTGAGGATTACTAAACACCGATATAAAACCAACATAAATTGCTAGCATTAGCGGAGATATTACTGGCAACATAAACTGCTGTGTGTCTGTTTCATTATCTACAGCAGCACCAATTGCAGCATATATAGAACTGTATATTAAATATCCTAAAACAAAATATACCAAGAAAAAACTAAATAAAGAAACCCAAGGTATTTGCACAAACATATCTGCATATTTTTGCATATCATTTGGCATACTACTGTTTGCCATTTGCATAGCCTGAGCCTGTGGCAAATTAGCACCTCCGTTTTGCAAAGCACCAACATCTAAATCAAACACTAAAAAAACAATTAAAAACAATAGTGAACCAGACACCACCCAAATTATAAACTGAGTTACACCTGCTAAAGAGGTTCCTATTATTTTACCCATCATTAACTGAAAAGGTTTAACCGATGAAATAATAACCTCTATTACTCTACTTGTCTTTTCTTCAATAACACTACGCATTACAAAACTACCGTATATAATAATAAACATCATTATTAAATACCCAAAGCCACCACCAATTATAGCGTTAAGCTCATTTAACCCTTTTAAATTTTCTTTACCTTGAAAAGTAGCCGTGTGTATAGAAAAGTTTTTACTAATAGCACTATATTGCTCTTGCGAAACCCCTAATTGCTCTAATCTTTTTTGTTTAAGACGGTACTGAAAAATATCTTCTAAATCATCTAAAAAACCATCTGTAGGAGACTCTTTAGAAAAAAAGTAAGCTGAATTAGCAACCTCTTCTAACGTATTGCCATTTGGTATAAACACCAAACCATAATACCCAAGTTGCTCTGTAGAGTCTTTTGCTTGTTCTAAACTTAGATTTTTTAAACGTACAACAGATGTACTTTCTGTGTTGTTAAAATCTTCAGTAAAAAAGCTACTTTCGTTTAAAACTGTAATTACTCTTTTATCACTGTCATTTAGCATAGCCAAATACAATACCAAAGCAACCATACCTACCATTAAAATAGGACTTAAAAAAGTCATTATTATAAACGACTTATTTTTTACTTTAGCTAAATACTCCCTTTTTATAATTAAGCCTAATTTACCCACTACTTTGTTTTGCTTTTTACGGTTTGTATAAAAATATCGTTTGCAGACGGTATAGTTTCTACAAAGTGGTTTACTTTTCCTTTTTCTGATAAATACCCTAATAACGCACCAGTATCATTAGAAGGCAGTTGTATTTTAAAATTTAACTGTTCATCTTGTACGTTGTATGATGGTGTCCAGATTTTATGTTTTTCTTCTAACTTTTTTAAAACATCATTTTCATTAGTCACTTGCAGACCTACATTAAAAATATTGTTTTTATATTCATTTTTAATGTCTGATAATTTGCCGTCTAATATTTTTTCTGACTGATGTATAAGTGCTATATACTCACACAATTCCTCTACAGACTCCATACGATGAGTAGAAAATATAATAGAAGCACCTTGTTCTTTTAAATGAAGAATTTCATCTTTAATAATGTTAGCGTTAATAGGATCAAAACCACTAAAAGGCTCATCAAAAATTAATAATTTTGGTTGATGAAGTACAGTTACTACAAACTGTATTTTTTGCGCCATACCTTTAGATAATTCTTGCACTTTTTTATTCCACCAATCTCCTATATCTAACCTATCAAACCAATATTTAAGTCGTTTTGTTGCCTCTGCTTTAGATAAGCCTTTTAACTGAGCCAAATACAAAGCTTGCTCACCAACCTTCATACTTTTATACAAACCCCTTTCTTCAGGCAAATAACCAATAGTAGCAATATGTTCAGGTTTTAAAGGTTCACCATCAAAAAAAACAGCTCCCGTATCTGGAAAGGTAATCTGATTTATAATACGTATTAGCGTAGTTTTTCCTGCGCCATTTGGCCCTAGCAGACCATATATACAATTCTTAGGAATTTCTAAGGAAACATTGTTTAGGGCTGTGTGGTCTCCAAATTTTTTAGAAACACCTTTTGCCGCCAAAATAGTATTCATTTTCACAATTTTTTCAAAGATAGATAAATGGTAGCATATAAAAATAAAACCCACCCTTATTTACATAAGGATGGGAAAAAAAATGAGCAGCAACAAGTACTGCCCAGTATTTTAAATATGCTTAAGAGAACATATCTTTTACTTTCTCAAAAAAAGATTTGTCTGATTTTTCAGGCTGAGGAGTAAAGTTTTCACTATCTCTCATACGCTCAAAAAACTCTCTTTGCTCTTTATTTAACCCTTTTGGTGTCCAAACATTTACGTGTACTAAAAGGTCTCCGCTACCATAGCCATTTAGACTTGTAATACCTTTACCTCTTAAGCGTAAAATTTTACCAGATTGTATACCTTCTTCTAGCTTTATACGCACTTTACCACCAACAGCATCAATCTCTTTAGAAGTACCCAAAACTGCTTCAGGAATACTTATGTATAAATCATAATGCAAGTTATCTCCTTCTCTTTTTAAAGTGCTGTGTTCTTCAGTCTCTATAAGTACAATAAGGTCTCCGTTTACACCGTTACCAGGAGCACTATTACCTTTACCAGGTACTTTTAACTGCATACCATCTTCTACACCACCAGGTATTTTAATAGATACCGTTTCTTCTTTTGCAATTAAACCTTGTGCATCTGCACCAGCTGGTTTTTTATCTATAATTTGACCACTACCACCACAAGTGCTACAAGTAGCAGAAGTTTGCATTCTTCCTAAAATAGTATTTGCAATTTTAGTAACCTGACCAGAGCCGTTACACGTAGTACACGTGTTATATGTAACACCGTCTGCTTGTACCTTACGTTTAACTTTAACCTTTTTTTCTACGCCATTAGCCACTTCTTCTAAAGTTAACTTAACTCTAATTCTTAAATTAGAACCTTTAACTCTACGTTGGCCGCCTCCGCCAAAACCGCCAAAGCCGCCACTAAAGCCGCCTCCGCCAAAGATATCTCCAAACTGACTAAAGATATCATCCATATTCATACCGCCGAAGCCGCCGCCGCCACCGCCAGCACCACCTTCAAAGGCTGCGTGACCGTATTGATCATATCTTGCTTTTTTATCAGGATCACTTAAAATTTCATATGCTTCTGCTGCTTTTTTAAACATCTCCTCTGCTTTAGCATCACCAGGATTTTTATCTGGATGAAATTCTATAGCCTTTTTACGGTATGCTTTTTTTATTTCTGCTGCAGTTGCATTTTTAGTAATGCCTAATATGCTGTAAAAATCTTCTTTCATTTTTTATTTTTAGTTCCCAACAACAACTTTTGGGTGACGAATAATTTTATCTCCTAACGTAAATCCTTTTTCTATTACGTCTATAATTTTCCCTTTTAACTTTTCATCAGGGGCAGGTATTTGCGTAATAGCTTCGTGTACGTCAGCATCAAACGCGTCACCTTGTACTACTTCTATTTCTAATAATCCTTTTCCTTTTAAAGTCTCTTTAAATTTATTTTGTATAAGCTCTACACCGGTAACTAGCTCTTTATCTTCAGACTTAGAAATTTCTTTCATAGCTCTGTCAAAATCATCCATAACCGGAAGCATAGACACTATAACTTCTTGACCTGCTGTTTTAAACAAGTCCATACGTTCTTTAGATGTTCTTTTTTTATAGTTTTCAAACTCAGCAAACAAACGTAAAAACTTATCTTTTTCTTTAGCTAAGTCTTGTTGCAATTGTTCTTCAACAGACAACTCTACCGTTTCTTCTTCAGTAGTTTCTGTACTTTCCTTAACTTCTTCAGCAGCTTTATTTATTTTTTCTTCTTGTGCTACTTCTTCAGCTTTATCTTTTTTACTCATTATATGCTAATGTTTAATATCTTGAAAATTAAGATGGCAAAAGTACTGCCATTTCTTTAAAAATGTCAAAATGTCACTAAACTTTATTAAAAATAATATTATAGCTTGGTTGCTCTAAGCATTTCTCTTTTTCCTGGAGGTCCTGGCAAGCGTTCTACTTTAAAACCAACTGCCAACATTGCACGCCTAACACTACCTTTAGCCGCATAAGTTACCAACACCCCATTAGTTTGCAATGCGTTGTACATAATACCAAAAATGTTTTCTGTCCAAAGTTCTGGCTGTACCCTAGCTCCAAAAGCATCAAAATATATAAGGTTGTATGCTTCTTTATCTGTGATGTCTAAAAAATTTTGCTCTCTTTTTAGCAGGTTAAAATTTGGTAATATGTCTGTTTTAACCTCCCAATTTACATTGTGCATTTTATTAAATACATCTTCAAAATTAGAAGCATTTAATTGCGCTATATAATTGAGCTCTGCAACTTCTTCTGCTTCTACAGGATATGCCTCTACCCCTGTATAATCTATATTTAAATTGCTTTTTGGTGCCTCAATTGCCGTAATTATAGCATTTAGTCCAGTTCCAAAACCAATTTCTAAAATAGAAACAGGCTCATCCTTAAATAAAGATAAGCCGTGTTTTATAAATACGTGATAAGCTTCTTGTACTGCCCCGTGTATAGAGTGGTACTGTTCGTTCCAATCCTCTATTTGTATGGTTTTAGAACCATCACCTGTTGTTATTATTTTACGTTTCAAATATTTACTCTTTTAAAAGCACTCCGTCTGCCTCAAACCTATATGTTTTTTTAGGAGTTGTAATTTGTGCTATTTCTTCTTTAGTTGCTCCACCATCTTCTGCATAGTGTTGTTGTTCATCTACAGACATTTGCTCAATAAAAGCTTTTCCGTTTACTACAACTTCCTTACCAGTTATATCTTTTGGCATAAAAAAGCCATAGTCTTTAAATTTTACCATAGCTTGCTCACCATCTCCTAAATCTAACTTCATCCAACAGCCTTTAGACTGACAAACATCTAATACCTTACCTGTAAATTTTGTTGTTACCGTATCTGCAACTGCTAAATTATGGTATACAGATGCCATTTCTTTAGTAACTTTAGCATTATCTTTTGTGATTTTTTCACCAAAAGATGCTAATTCTTCTGTTTTTTGCTCAGGTTCCTGAACTACGGTTTCTTTTTTTGCCTCTTTGCAAGACATAAACAATAAAATTACTACAAGCAAAATGTTAAAACTTTTCATATCTGATAAAATTTAGTGATAGATTGCAAATTTGAACATTTTTAATCTAAAAAAGAAGCACTAGTACTGATAATTGATTAATTTTATGAACTTAAATTCTGAATACTATGGATGTTACTACAAACCAAATTAGTGTAGAAAAAACAAAAAACACTAAAATTAACGATGTTGATTTTAATAATCTTTCGTTTGGAAGTATTTATATGGATCATATGTTGGTCTGTGATTACAAAAATGGCGCCTGGGAAGCTCCTAAAGTTGTGCCTTATCAGCCAATTTCTTTAGACCCTTCTGCTAAAATTTTTCACTACGGGCAATCTATTTTCGAAGGAATGAAAGCTTACAAGGATGAGCAAGACACCATTTGGATGTTTCGTCCTCTAGACAACCATAAACGTTTAAACTTATCTGCTAAAAGATTAGCTATCCCAGAAATTCCTGAAAACTACTTTATGGAAGGCCTTAAGGCTTTATTAAAGACAGATAGTGATTGGATTCCTCAATCTCCAGGAAGCTCTTTATACATTAGACCTTTTATTTTTGCTACCGGATTAGGCTTCCACGCATCTCCTGCAGATGAATACAAGTTTGTTATTTGTGGCGCCCCTTCTGGATCTTATTTTTCTGGCGAAGTAAAAGTACTTATTGAAGAAACTTACTCTAGATCTGCAAATGGTGGTGTTGGTTTTGCTAAAGCAGGTGGTAACTATGCTGGACAATTTTACCCAACTAAACTTGCACAGGACAAAGGATACCAACAAGTAATTTGGACAGATGACAATACGCATGAGTACATTGAAGAAGCTGGTGCTATGAATGTTTTTGTACGTATTAATGATACTCTTTTAACGTGCCCAACTAGTGACCGCATACTAGATGGTATTACACGTAAAAGTATTTTAAAAATTGCTGAAGACGAAGGTATTAAAACCGAAGTACGTAAAATAAAAGTACAAGAATTAGTAGACGCTGCTAAAGATGGTAGTTTAAAAGAAATGTTTGGTGCAGGTACTGCTGCTGTAATTTCTCCTATTGCAGGTTTTGGTTTTAGAGATAATGACTATATGTTACCTACTAACCTAGAAAACAGTTACGCTACTTTATTAAAAGACCGTATTACTAGCATACAATACAATAAAGCTGAAGATAAATTTGGATGGCGTTTTAAGGTTGAATAACCTTATGTTACCTATATAATATAATAAAAAAGTGCCTTATTAGGCACTTTTTTTATTTTTTAAGAATAGCTTCTATACTTGGCCTAAAGTAGTTAGGCCCTTTTAATATTTTACCGTCTTCTCTGTAAACTGGTTTACCATCTGCACCTAGCTTACTCATATTACTTTGCTGTATTTCATCAAAAACCTCTTCAATTTTATACTGCATACCATGCTCTAATATAGTACCACATAAAATATACAGCATATCACCTAAAGCATCTGCTACTTCAACCATATCATTATTATTAGCCGCTTCTAAGTACTCCTTATTTTCTTCATCCATAAGGTTAAAGCGCAATAAATTTTTTTGCTGTCCTAAATCTGCTTTTAATTCTTCAGAAACCCCAGCTCCAAAAGATTTATGAAATAACTCTACCGCTTTAAGTTTATTTTTCATTTGTATAATTTTACGTTAGTTTTGCACAAAAATAGAAATATGTTTACCACCGGACAATATATATTTGCCGCTCTTTTTGTTATTGTTTTTACTATTATTATTGTAATTACATATAAAAGAGACAAAAAATTACATTTAAAAAACTATTCTGGTGTAAAATGGGTAGCCATTACCTTTATTATCTTCATAATTTCATTGTTTATTATTAAGCATTTTCTAAAAAATTAACGAATTTTTATCGTTCACCACAAAAATCAAGCAACACACAACAAAAACTAGGCTTTCTTCGTTATAGTGTAAGAAAAACCGTATTTTTGCGTTGTATTGATAACAAATTCTGTTTAATGACAATTTTTCTTAACATTTTATTTATTTTAGTGGCTGTAAATGCCTTACTTTTAGTGTTTAGCGTTAACCGTAACAATGCTAAAGCAAAAAAATCTGTTAACAAACCTACAGCAGAAACAACAGCTAAAGTATACCCACTTAATATTATCTCTACAAAATACAAAAAAGCAATATAGTTTTTTACCTTTGTAAGGTATGAAACAGTTGTTACTTGTTTTTTTAGGAGGAGGTGTAGGTAGTGTATTGCGTTTTCTTATTAGCAAAACACTAAATAGTTCATTTCAACCCTACTTTTTAGGAACCTTTTTAGTTAATATATTAGGCAGTTTACTTATTGGCTTTATAATAGGACTAACTTTAAAAGGTAATTACCTTACAGAAAACCAAGCATTATTATTAGCTACTGGATTTTGTGGAGGCTTTACTACATTTTCTACTTTTGCATTAGAAAACCAATCTCTATTAAAAAATGGCGATCTTTTGCATTTTACTTTTTATACCTTATTAAGTATCTCTATTGGTATTTTTGCCGTAATAGGCGGTTTATGGATTTCTAAATCCATATAATATTTCATAAAAAATCTTTTTTTATTCAACAATACACGTAAATAGCAATATTTTTTGCTGTAATACCCCGTCATATCCTATTTTTTTTCATTTATCAAATATCATTTTAACAAAAAATTAAAATATAATTACAATACCCCTATTTAAAATAGGGGTTATTTTATTTATATCATAAAAATTAAATAAGTACCCATAAAAAATATGGGGTATAATTCATTATTAAATACATTTACCCTGTAATTAACTAAACGATATGAAAAAAATTGAAGCAATTATTAGAAAATCTCAATTTGATGATGTAAAAAAAGCATTACACCAAATTGAAGTGAATTTTTTTAGTTACTGGGATGTAACTGGAGTAGGAAATGAAAAACAAGGACACGTATACAGAGGAATATCTTACAGCACAACTGATATTCAAAGAAGATACCTATCTATTATAGTTTCAGATGAGTTTTTAGAAAAAACTGTAAATACAATTTTAGAATCTGCTTACACAGGCAATGTAGGTGACGGAAAAATATTTGTATCTGAAATTATAGATGCATACCGCATTAGAACCAAAGAAAACGGTCACGCAGGAATAAACTAACCAAACCAAGACACTATTAAAAAATTAGAATTATGATTAACGAACAACAAGAAGCACTAAGTAAAGCTGTTGAAAGTATCAACAGTGATATGGGTGCATTATGGATAACAATAGCTGCCATTTTAGTATTTTTTATGCAAGCTGGTTTTACATTAGTAGAAGTTGGCTTTACACGCAGTAAAAACTCTGGTAACATAATAATGAAAAACATTATGGACCTTTGCGTAGGTTCCTTAATGTTCTGGGCTGTAGGTTACGGAATTATGTATGGTAGCGATACTGTTTTAGGCGGATTTTTTAGATTAAGCCCAGCAGAACAAGGGTATTTCTTCTTTTCTGCAGACGATTGGTACAACTTATTTTTTCAAACAGTATTTTGCGCAACTGCAGCTACAATTGTATCTGGAGCTATAGCAGGGCGTACTAAATTCTCTACTTACCTTATATATTCTGCCATATTAACAACAATTATATACCCTATTTCTGGTAGCTGGTACTGGCCATTTGATGATGATGCATGGTTAAATGTTGCTGGTTTTGTAGACTTTGCCGGTTCTTCTGTAGTACACGCAGTTGGTGGTGGCGCAGCTTTAGTTGCTGCAATTATGGTTGGCCCACGTATTGGCAAATATACAGATGGTAAAGTAAACGTAATTCCAGGACATAATATGATTCTTGGTGCATTAGGTGTATTTATCCTATGGTTGGGTTGGTTTGGCTTTAATGGCGGATCTCAACTTGCATGGGGTGGATCTGATACTGTTGCTACTGGTAGTGTAATTATAAACACAAACTTAGCGGCTGCTATTGGTGCTGTTGCAGCCTTATTTTTTACTTGGATTAAATACGGTAAACCAGATATTTCTATGACACTAAATGGCGCACTAGCTGGTTTAGTTGGTATTACTGCTGGCTGTGGAGCTGTTAACGCTTGGGGCGCACTTGCAATAGGCTTAGTTTGCGGTATAGCCGTAGTACTTTCTATAGAAGGCATAGATAAAAAATTAAAAATTGATGATCCAGTAGGAGCTATATCTGTGCATGGAGTATGCGGATTTATAGGTACCGTGTTAGTAGGTGTATTTGCTATAGATGGCGGACTAATAAATGGTGGTGGCGCTAGCTTATTACTAGTACAAACTTACGGTTCTTTAGCTTACATATTATGGGCTGTTATTACAACATTTATCGTCTTATTTATATTAAAGAAAACTATTGGATTAAGAGTTTCTAAACAAGAAGAATTAGAAGGTTTAGATGTGCATGAACATGATATAGAAGTTTATCCAGAGTTTACAACTACAGAAAAATAAACACAAGAAACAAAAACGGAGCGTTTTGCAGAACGCTCCGTCACAAAATGTTTCAACAACAAAAAATAAAATCACTAACAAACCCCTTATAATAAAGGGTTTACAATTTATTTGATATGAAATTGAATACGACAACAAATTACTTAAAAAAATTATCATTTTCAATAATGATGTTATCCTCTGCATTAATATTTGCTCAGGAAGAAGAAGAAAAAAAATTAGAAATTAGCGGGTCTGTTGATGCTTACTTTAGAACAAATTTAAGCGCAGATGATAATGCAGAAGCTAACGGATTAATAAGCCCTCTAACTTCTTTTGCTAATGAAACTGGTTTTGCACTTGGTATGGCAAACATTATTGCTAGTTATGAAGGTGAAAAAACTGGAGCAGTAGCAGATCTTGTTTTTGGACCAAGAGGAGAACAAGCTATTACCGGTTTAAATGTTAACCAATTGTATGCATACTGGAATGTAAGCGAAGGAACAAAGTTAACAATGGGACGTTTTAATACGTATTTAGGATATGAGGTTATTTCTCCTGTAGGTAATTTTAACTACAGCACGTCTCACTTATTCTCTAGCGGGCCTTTTTCTCATACTGGTTTAAAAGCAGATTTTACATTATCTGATGATTTTAGCTTAATGCTTGCTGTAATGAATGTTACAGATGTAGATAATAATTTAACTAGCCAATATGCTCTTGGAGCACAATTAGGTTATGCTGGTCAATATTTAAATCTTTATTATGACGATAAAGCAAACCTAGGTTTTGAGATTGACTATACAGGTGGTTTTGATTTATCTGATAGTTTTTATCTAGGTATAAATGGTGCTTACGCTGATAATGATGGTAATGGTTTTGCTGGCGTTGCATTATACCCACAAATTAAGGCATCAGAAACTGCTTCTTTTGGATTAAGAGGTGAGTATTTTACACAAATTGTTGATGGTTTAGATGATGAGCCTAGCGTATTTGCAACTACTTTAACTGGTAGTTTCACTGTTGAAGATTTAACAATTAAACCAGAGGTTAGATTAGATGCTTGGAGTAATAACGAACCGTTTTTTAATAACGACGGAGATCCTTCAAAAAGCTTATCTACCTTTTTAATTGCAGCAGTTTATTCTTTTTAAAAAAATTAAGTTTAGTTTATAGTTTGGTTGTTGAAGAAAGTCTAGTTTGTGCGCTAGGCTTTCTTCTTTTTTAGTGCTCTTTGTTAAAGGCTTTTACCCCTGCTCTAACCTCTGTGTCTAATGTATTTACAAGTGGTACTACTGGGCAAGAATACTTTTTACTATAAGCACAATAAGGATTGTATGCCCTATTAAAATCTACCATAATAAAATCTTCATCTGGCTCAGATAACTCTATATATCTTCCTCCTCCATACGTTTCTTTACCATTTGTATTATCTAAAAAAGGCAAAAACAAATGATCTTTATATTTTTCTTGCTTTATTAATTGTTGGTTTTGATATACTTCTAGTTGTAAATCTTTACCATTTAATTTAAAAAACAATCTACCGTATAATTTATATTCTTGATTTTGGTTTGTTGTAGTTGGCATTAAAAATGGAGTTGCACCTAAAGCCAACTCTAACCTTGCTTTTACCACATAATTTGTATCTGGCTCAAAAAAATCTAGTCCTTCAAAATCTTTTCTGTATTTATTAGGCAACGGAGAGGTTTTTGCATCTTTATACTCATCATTTAACTTTTTATGATACTCTAGAATACCTTTTAGCTTGTCAGATTTTGTTGCTGCTATTTTTTCTTCAACCTCATTTGTATGATACTTCTTTTGCCCATTACAACTTAACAACATCATTACAAATAAAAATACTGTATACCTCATTATATTACATTAAATTAATACAGTAAAAATACAACTTATTACTTTTTTACTTGGCTTTGTTTTACAATAAAAGAAAAATGCAAAGACTTTCAATGTATAAATCTGTGGCTATCTGTACCTTAAAAAGGTGCCAGCGCTGCTGTATTTAATATTGAAATAGATATATTATACTAATACTAAGCCTGGCGAAAAAATCACCAGGCTTTTTTTATATACCAACCAAAATGAAAAAACTTTACACAAACTATATAGACTCATTTAAGGGGCTATCTAAAGAAGTATGGTGGCTATCACTCATTACCCTTATAAACAGAGCAGGCACAATGGTTATTCCTTTTTTATCGCTTTATTTAAAAAACGATGTTGGACTAACTTTTGAAAATGTAGGTGTTGTAATGTCTTGCTTTGGAGCTGGCTCATTAATTGGCTCTTGGCTTGGAGGTACATTAACTGATAAATTTGGCTACTACAAAGTAATGCTCTTTAGTTTATTTACGAGTGGTATATTATTTATTGGTCTTCAATTTTTACACGATTATTATAGTATTTGCGCAGGCATTTTTATACTTATGATTGTTGCAGATTGTTTTAGACCCGCTGCTTTTGTTGCCTTAATTGCTTATAGTAAACCAGAAAATAAAACTAGATCTGTTACACTAATTAGACTTGCCATTAACCTTGGGTTTTCTGCTGGTCCGGCTTTGGGCGGTATTATAATTACATCTTTAGGCTATATTGGTCTTTTTTGGGTAGACGGAATAACCTGCGTATTGGCCAGTATTTTATTGCTTATTGTTTTAAATCCTATAAAAGCACGAGTTATGGATAGTTCCAAAAACGAAAGTCCAAAATCTGCATACACAGACGGTTACTACTGGGTATTTATTGCTGCTATGGTACTTTTTGGATTTTGCTTTGTACAGTATTTTTCTACCGTACCAGTATATTACAGTGATGCCTATAAACTTAGCGAATTTAAAATAGGACTTTTACTTGCTATGAATGGTTTTTTAATTTTTGCTTTTGAAATGCCATTAATTAAATACCTAGAAAAACTTAACCACTCCAAAGTTACTTATGTAATTTTTGGGCTAATATTAGTTGGTTTAAGCTTTGCATTGCTAAATATTTTTTCATGGGTTGGAATTTTAGTTGTTGGAATGTTACTAATGACTATTGGCGAAATGATTGCCTTTCCGTTTTCTAACGCAATTGCTATGGAGCGTTCTAAACGTGGCAAACAAGGAGAATATATGGCACTGTATAGTATAGCTTTTTCAATATCACACATTTTTGCTCACAATTAC carries:
- the crcB gene encoding fluoride efflux transporter CrcB, with translation MKQLLLVFLGGGVGSVLRFLISKTLNSSFQPYFLGTFLVNILGSLLIGFIIGLTLKGNYLTENQALLLATGFCGGFTTFSTFALENQSLLKNGDLLHFTFYTLLSISIGIFAVIGGLWISKSI
- a CDS encoding P-II family nitrogen regulator, which encodes MKKIEAIIRKSQFDDVKKALHQIEVNFFSYWDVTGVGNEKQGHVYRGISYSTTDIQRRYLSIIVSDEFLEKTVNTILESAYTGNVGDGKIFVSEIIDAYRIRTKENGHAGIN
- a CDS encoding ammonium transporter gives rise to the protein MINEQQEALSKAVESINSDMGALWITIAAILVFFMQAGFTLVEVGFTRSKNSGNIIMKNIMDLCVGSLMFWAVGYGIMYGSDTVLGGFFRLSPAEQGYFFFSADDWYNLFFQTVFCATAATIVSGAIAGRTKFSTYLIYSAILTTIIYPISGSWYWPFDDDAWLNVAGFVDFAGSSVVHAVGGGAALVAAIMVGPRIGKYTDGKVNVIPGHNMILGALGVFILWLGWFGFNGGSQLAWGGSDTVATGSVIINTNLAAAIGAVAALFFTWIKYGKPDISMTLNGALAGLVGITAGCGAVNAWGALAIGLVCGIAVVLSIEGIDKKLKIDDPVGAISVHGVCGFIGTVLVGVFAIDGGLINGGGASLLLVQTYGSLAYILWAVITTFIVLFILKKTIGLRVSKQEELEGLDVHEHDIEVYPEFTTTEK
- a CDS encoding outer membrane beta-barrel protein, which translates into the protein MKLNTTTNYLKKLSFSIMMLSSALIFAQEEEEKKLEISGSVDAYFRTNLSADDNAEANGLISPLTSFANETGFALGMANIIASYEGEKTGAVADLVFGPRGEQAITGLNVNQLYAYWNVSEGTKLTMGRFNTYLGYEVISPVGNFNYSTSHLFSSGPFSHTGLKADFTLSDDFSLMLAVMNVTDVDNNLTSQYALGAQLGYAGQYLNLYYDDKANLGFEIDYTGGFDLSDSFYLGINGAYADNDGNGFAGVALYPQIKASETASFGLRGEYFTQIVDGLDDEPSVFATTLTGSFTVEDLTIKPEVRLDAWSNNEPFFNNDGDPSKSLSTFLIAAVYSF
- a CDS encoding DUF1684 domain-containing protein, whose amino-acid sequence is MRYTVFLFVMMLLSCNGQKKYHTNEVEEKIAATKSDKLKGILEYHKKLNDEYKDAKTSPLPNKYRKDFEGLDFFEPDTNYVVKARLELALGATPFLMPTTTNQNQEYKLYGRLFFKLNGKDLQLEVYQNQQLIKQEKYKDHLFLPFLDNTNGKETYGGGRYIELSEPDEDFIMVDFNRAYNPYCAYSKKYSCPVVPLVNTLDTEVRAGVKAFNKEH
- a CDS encoding MDR family MFS transporter, which encodes MKKLYTNYIDSFKGLSKEVWWLSLITLINRAGTMVIPFLSLYLKNDVGLTFENVGVVMSCFGAGSLIGSWLGGTLTDKFGYYKVMLFSLFTSGILFIGLQFLHDYYSICAGIFILMIVADCFRPAAFVALIAYSKPENKTRSVTLIRLAINLGFSAGPALGGIIITSLGYIGLFWVDGITCVLASILLLIVLNPIKARVMDSSKNESPKSAYTDGYYWVFIAAMVLFGFCFVQYFSTVPVYYSDAYKLSEFKIGLLLAMNGFLIFAFEMPLIKYLEKLNHSKVTYVIFGLILVGLSFALLNIFSWVGILVVGMLLMTIGEMIAFPFSNAIAMERSKRGKQGEYMALYSIAFSISHIFAHNYGMHSIANNGYIFTWNSITVIAVIGIALLFILKRITIANK